The Roseococcus microcysteis genome contains a region encoding:
- a CDS encoding ABC transporter ATP-binding protein codes for MNAMTGMGGAQRLVSIEGIARRFPGLTVFQDLWFHVDRGEFVCLVGHSGCGKTTILNILAGLDVPDEGGVLVDGREISGPSLDRAVIFQGHALMPWLSALENVAFAVSCRNPSWDKAGVRDAARAALARVGLTQAAERKPAQLSGGMKQRVGIARALAVNPKLLLMDEPFSALDALTRGTLQEEVSRLVTEAGQTAFMITHDVDEAILLADRILLMTNGPEARVAEVVQNTLPRPRARANLHHMPGYHPLRDHIMDFLITRSRTLAGKPPEGWDARRPPVVVPAAV; via the coding sequence ATGAACGCGATGACGGGCATGGGCGGGGCGCAGCGCCTGGTCAGCATCGAGGGGATCGCGCGGCGTTTCCCGGGGCTCACCGTCTTCCAGGACCTCTGGTTCCATGTGGACCGGGGGGAGTTCGTCTGCCTGGTCGGCCATTCGGGCTGCGGCAAGACGACCATCCTGAACATCCTGGCCGGGCTCGACGTGCCCGATGAGGGCGGCGTGCTGGTGGATGGGCGGGAGATCAGCGGGCCCTCGCTCGACCGCGCGGTGATCTTCCAGGGCCATGCGCTGATGCCCTGGCTCTCGGCGTTGGAGAACGTGGCCTTCGCCGTCTCCTGCCGCAATCCCAGTTGGGACAAGGCAGGGGTGCGCGATGCGGCGCGCGCGGCGCTGGCCCGCGTGGGACTGACCCAGGCGGCGGAGCGCAAGCCCGCGCAGCTTTCGGGCGGCATGAAGCAGCGCGTGGGCATCGCGCGCGCCCTGGCCGTGAACCCCAAGCTGCTGCTGATGGACGAGCCCTTCAGCGCGCTGGACGCGCTGACGCGCGGCACGCTGCAGGAGGAGGTGTCACGCCTCGTCACCGAGGCCGGGCAGACCGCCTTCATGATCACGCATGACGTGGACGAGGCCATCCTGCTGGCGGACCGCATCCTGCTGATGACCAACGGGCCCGAGGCGCGGGTGGCGGAGGTGGTGCAGAACACGCTGCCGCGGCCGCGGGCGCGCGCCAACCTGCACCACATGCCAGGCTACCACCCGCTGCGCGACCACATCATGGACTTCCTGATCACGCGCAGCCGCACGCTGGCGGGCAAGCCGCCCGAGGGCTGGGATGCGCGGCGGCCGCCGGTGGTGGTGCCGGCGGCGGTCTAG
- a CDS encoding tripartite tricarboxylate transporter substrate binding protein — translation MSITRRAALAAPLLAAPFIPARAQSGVTSVVIPYAAGGASDVVGRIVTEGLAQRLGGTFIMDHKPGASTTIAARHVARAQPDGRTLLLATVVTMAMAPLAIREPGYDPVRDFTHMTAVCTTEAWLVANERWGSLEALFAAARQRPGQLSYASWGVGTTAHLPMVELTARAGVEMLHVPFNGAPAALTEVISGRVDCMIVLVAASRGQVEAGRVRVLGAANKERIAAYPDIPTVAEQGFAGFGGGAWYSLHGPRGMQPEQARRITQAAIESFSTPEAIAFMRSRGLAPDEFGTEALVARIPRELEQNRELMSRAGITPGA, via the coding sequence ATGTCCATCACCCGCCGCGCGGCGCTCGCCGCGCCACTGCTCGCGGCCCCCTTCATCCCGGCCCGCGCGCAGTCGGGCGTCACTTCCGTCGTCATTCCCTATGCGGCGGGCGGCGCCTCGGACGTGGTGGGGCGCATCGTGACCGAGGGCCTGGCGCAACGCCTGGGCGGCACCTTCATCATGGACCACAAGCCCGGCGCCTCCACCACCATCGCCGCCCGGCACGTGGCCCGCGCCCAGCCCGATGGGCGCACCCTGCTGCTGGCCACCGTGGTCACCATGGCCATGGCGCCGCTCGCCATCCGCGAGCCCGGCTATGACCCGGTGCGCGACTTCACGCACATGACCGCGGTCTGCACCACCGAGGCCTGGCTGGTGGCGAATGAGCGCTGGGGCAGCCTGGAAGCGCTTTTCGCCGCCGCCCGCCAGCGCCCGGGCCAGCTCAGCTACGCGAGCTGGGGTGTGGGGACCACGGCCCACCTGCCCATGGTCGAGCTGACGGCGCGGGCGGGGGTCGAGATGCTGCACGTGCCCTTCAACGGCGCCCCTGCGGCGCTGACCGAAGTGATCTCCGGCCGGGTGGACTGCATGATCGTCCTGGTCGCGGCCTCGCGCGGGCAGGTGGAGGCGGGACGGGTGCGCGTGCTGGGCGCGGCCAACAAGGAGCGCATCGCGGCCTATCCCGACATCCCGACCGTCGCCGAACAGGGCTTCGCGGGCTTTGGCGGGGGCGCCTGGTATTCGCTGCACGGCCCGCGCGGCATGCAGCCCGAGCAGGCGCGCCGGATCACCCAGGCCGCGATCGAGAGCTTCAGCACGCCGGAGGCCATCGCCTTCATGCGAAGCCGCGGCCTCGCCCCCGACGAGTTCGGCACGGAGGCGCTGGTCGCCCGCATCCCGCGCGAGCTGGAGCAGAACCGCGAATTGATGAGCCGCGCGGGCATCACCCCCGGCGCCTGA
- a CDS encoding chromate transporter: MSETRTPTRTELFLGYAKMGLLGFGGVAAWSRHVIVEERRWLTEREYAEILGMGQILPGPNVGNASVMIGRRFHGLVGALLATSGLYIGPLTVLMGLALLYDNFAEAPGVASFMHGIAAAAAGMVIATALKMGQNLRPPPELIAIGITALVAAAFLRLPLLLIVFSLAPIGIWLSIRRAYREAPAK; the protein is encoded by the coding sequence GTGAGTGAGACGCGGACCCCGACCCGGACGGAACTCTTCCTGGGCTATGCGAAGATGGGGCTGCTGGGCTTCGGCGGTGTCGCCGCCTGGTCGCGCCACGTCATCGTCGAGGAACGCCGCTGGCTGACCGAGCGCGAATACGCCGAAATCCTGGGTATGGGGCAGATCCTGCCCGGGCCCAATGTGGGCAATGCCTCGGTGATGATCGGGCGCCGCTTCCATGGGCTGGTGGGCGCGCTGCTGGCCACCTCGGGCCTCTATATCGGGCCGCTGACGGTGCTGATGGGCCTGGCCCTTCTCTATGACAACTTCGCCGAGGCGCCCGGCGTCGCCTCCTTCATGCATGGCATCGCCGCCGCGGCCGCCGGCATGGTGATCGCGACCGCGCTCAAGATGGGGCAGAATTTGCGCCCGCCGCCGGAACTCATCGCCATTGGCATCACGGCGCTGGTGGCGGCCGCCTTCCTGCGCCTGCCGCTGCTGCTGATCGTGTTCAGCCTGGCGCCCATCGGCATCTGGCTTTCCATCCGCCGGGCCTACCGGGAGGCGCCCGCGAAATGA
- the cynS gene encoding cyanase, with translation MTRADLTEKLLDIKREKNWTWKYICEEIGGMSPTLIVGALLGQMKLVKPLAAKAAKLFGLSEVEERMLNEVPYRGTQMPPTDPLIYRFYEMVMVNGPAWKALIEEEFGDGIMSAIDFDFHFERMAHEKGDRVKIEMTGKFLPYKYYGNEQGIPAYGFKED, from the coding sequence ATGACCCGTGCCGACCTGACCGAGAAGCTGCTCGACATCAAGCGCGAGAAGAACTGGACCTGGAAGTATATCTGCGAGGAGATCGGCGGCATGTCGCCCACCCTCATCGTCGGCGCGCTTCTGGGCCAGATGAAGCTCGTGAAGCCGCTCGCCGCCAAGGCCGCCAAGCTCTTCGGCCTGTCGGAGGTCGAGGAACGGATGCTGAACGAGGTGCCCTATCGCGGCACGCAGATGCCCCCCACCGACCCGCTGATCTACCGCTTCTACGAGATGGTGATGGTGAACGGCCCGGCCTGGAAGGCGCTGATCGAGGAGGAGTTCGGCGACGGCATCATGTCCGCCATCGACTTCGACTTCCACTTCGAGCGCATGGCCCATGAGAAGGGCGACCGCGTGAAGATCGAGATGACCGGCAAGTTCCTGCCCTACAAATACTACGGCAACGAGCAGGGCATCCCGGCCTACGGCTTCAAGGAGGACTGA
- a CDS encoding VOC family protein encodes MFSHVTFGTNDLARAAAFYDPLMTRLGFRRIDSDPAHGLIGYGTHPEATPQFYLMKPFNGEAATIGNGAMAAFEAQDRATVDAFHRIALEQGGHCEGPPGLRPHYHPDYYGTYVRDADGNKLCCVCHRPA; translated from the coding sequence ATGTTCAGCCACGTCACCTTCGGCACCAATGACCTCGCGCGGGCCGCCGCCTTCTACGATCCGCTGATGACGCGCCTGGGCTTCCGGCGCATCGACAGCGACCCCGCCCATGGCCTCATTGGCTATGGCACCCACCCCGAGGCCACGCCGCAATTCTACCTGATGAAGCCCTTCAACGGCGAAGCGGCGACCATCGGCAATGGCGCCATGGCCGCCTTCGAGGCGCAGGACCGCGCGACGGTGGATGCATTCCACCGCATCGCCCTCGAACAGGGCGGGCATTGCGAGGGGCCCCCGGGGCTTCGCCCGCACTACCATCCCGACTACTACGGGACCTATGTCCGCGACGCGGACGGGAACAAGCTGTGCTGCGTGTGCCACCGCCCCGCCTGA
- a CDS encoding NAD(P)H-binding protein: MRTARTEHPLTLALIGASGRSGRALAAALREAGLPFRPVLRDALKWTGPETPALADLTDPVALAAALAGAEVVVSTAHARHAPAILAAAPPGAAFILMGSTRRFSRWPDDHGDGVRAGEAAFLASGRPGVMLHPTMIYGAEGEDNVQRLAALMRRLPVLPLPQGGRALVQPIHQGDVTACLLAAIGRARGLAGALVIAGPEALPYREFCAAVARAAGMAPRPVLPIPASALMAFAPLTRALPFLPRIGRDEIRRLTEDKAFDIAPMRATLGIAPRPLAAGLKQTF; the protein is encoded by the coding sequence TTGCGAACTGCCCGCACGGAGCACCCGCTGACGCTCGCCCTCATCGGGGCCAGCGGGCGGTCGGGGCGGGCGCTGGCCGCCGCCCTGCGCGAAGCGGGCCTGCCCTTCCGGCCCGTGCTGCGCGACGCCCTGAAGTGGACGGGGCCGGAGACGCCCGCCCTCGCGGACCTCACCGACCCGGTGGCATTGGCCGCCGCATTGGCGGGGGCGGAGGTGGTGGTCTCCACCGCCCATGCGCGCCACGCGCCCGCCATCCTGGCCGCGGCGCCCCCGGGGGCCGCCTTCATCCTGATGGGGTCCACCCGCCGCTTCTCGCGCTGGCCGGATGATCATGGGGATGGCGTGCGGGCGGGCGAGGCGGCCTTCCTCGCCTCCGGCCGGCCTGGCGTCATGCTGCACCCCACCATGATCTATGGCGCGGAGGGCGAGGACAATGTGCAGCGCCTGGCCGCCCTGATGCGCCGCCTGCCCGTGCTGCCCCTGCCGCAGGGCGGGCGGGCGCTGGTGCAGCCCATCCATCAGGGGGATGTCACCGCCTGCCTGCTGGCGGCCATAGGGCGCGCGCGCGGCCTGGCGGGCGCGCTGGTCATCGCGGGGCCCGAAGCGCTGCCCTATCGCGAATTCTGCGCCGCCGTGGCCCGCGCGGCGGGAATGGCACCCCGCCCTGTCTTGCCCATCCCGGCCTCGGCGCTGATGGCCTTCGCCCCCCTCACCCGCGCCCTGCCCTTCCTGCCCCGCATCGGCCGCGACGAAATCCGCCGCCTGACCGAGGACAAGGCCTTCGACATCGCGCCGATGCGCGCCACACTGGGCATTGCGCCACGCCCCCTTGCCGCCGGGCTCAAACAGACGTTTTGA
- a CDS encoding chromate transporter, with translation MSLLLQIFLAFATLSLVAVGGATAVLPEMHRLLVVVHGWMDDATFTQLFALAQAAPGPNILAASLMGWNIAGLGGLAMATLGMLLPAAVLAWYVAGATHRLRGARWLKPAQFGLVPIAVGLIGASGITLARAATTGWLTWVILAISFVFVWRTKYSPLWVLAGGGALGVALL, from the coding sequence ATGAGCCTGCTGCTGCAGATCTTCCTGGCCTTCGCCACCCTCTCCCTCGTGGCCGTGGGCGGCGCCACCGCCGTGCTGCCGGAGATGCACCGCCTGCTGGTGGTCGTCCATGGCTGGATGGATGACGCGACCTTCACCCAACTCTTCGCCCTGGCCCAGGCGGCACCCGGCCCAAACATCCTCGCCGCCTCGCTGATGGGGTGGAACATCGCGGGCCTGGGCGGCCTGGCCATGGCGACGCTGGGCATGCTGCTGCCGGCGGCGGTGCTGGCCTGGTATGTGGCCGGGGCCACCCACCGCCTGCGCGGGGCGCGCTGGCTCAAGCCCGCGCAGTTCGGCCTGGTGCCCATCGCCGTCGGCCTCATCGGCGCCTCGGGCATCACCCTCGCCCGCGCCGCCACGACCGGATGGCTGACCTGGGTGATCCTCGCCATCTCCTTCGTCTTCGTGTGGCGGACGAAATACTCCCCCCTCTGGGTCCTCGCCGGCGGCGGCGCGCTGGGGGTGGCGCTGCTGTAG
- a CDS encoding aspartate dehydrogenase, translating into MSRTLTVGIAGLGAIGLHLARALDAGVEGLSLHSVAARDHDKACANLAGFRKMPAITDLAGLAEADIVVEAAPASIFEEVATAAIAKGRIFVPSSCGALLPRMHLVEEARKTGARIIVPTGALLGLDAVRAAAEGDVASVTIETRKPPRGLVGAPYLEQHKIDVLAVTDEKKLVFKGNAFDAAQGFPANVNVAAALALAGIGPQKTMIEIWADPHVTRNTHTIRVDAASARLTMTIENVPSEENPRTGKITPLSILACLRGLTSTLKVGS; encoded by the coding sequence ATGTCCCGCACCCTCACCGTCGGCATCGCCGGTCTCGGCGCCATTGGCCTGCACCTTGCCCGCGCGCTGGACGCGGGGGTGGAGGGGCTGAGCCTGCATTCCGTCGCCGCGCGCGACCACGACAAGGCGTGCGCCAACCTGGCCGGCTTCCGCAAGATGCCCGCGATCACCGACCTCGCCGGCCTCGCCGAGGCCGATATCGTGGTCGAAGCCGCCCCCGCCTCCATCTTCGAGGAGGTGGCGACCGCCGCCATCGCCAAGGGGCGCATCTTCGTGCCCTCCTCCTGCGGGGCGCTGCTGCCGCGCATGCACCTGGTCGAGGAAGCGCGGAAGACCGGCGCGCGGATCATCGTCCCCACCGGCGCGCTGCTCGGCCTCGACGCCGTGCGCGCGGCCGCCGAGGGCGATGTCGCCTCCGTCACCATCGAGACGCGCAAGCCGCCGCGCGGCCTGGTCGGCGCGCCCTATCTCGAACAGCACAAGATCGACGTGCTGGCCGTGACCGATGAGAAGAAGCTCGTCTTCAAGGGCAACGCCTTCGACGCCGCCCAGGGCTTCCCCGCCAACGTCAACGTCGCCGCCGCGCTGGCCCTGGCCGGCATCGGCCCGCAGAAGACCATGATCGAGATCTGGGCCGACCCGCACGTCACCCGCAACACCCACACCATCCGCGTGGACGCCGCCTCGGCCCGCCTGACCATGACCATCGAGAACGTGCCCAGCGAGGAAAACCCCCGCACCGGCAAGATCACCCCCCTCTCCATCCTGGCCTGCCTGCGCGGCCTGACCAGCACGCTGAAGGTGGGCAGCTGA
- a CDS encoding M20 aminoacylase family protein, protein MPVLNRIAEFHPEMTEWRQDFHRHPELGFEEVRTSGIVASKLREFGCDEVITGIAKTGVVGVIHGAKGKGGRAIGLRADMDALPIHEATGLPHASTIPGKMHACGHDGHTAMLLGAAKYLAETRNFDGTVYVIFQPAEEGGGGGGVMVEEGLFTRFPMERVFGLHNWPGAPAGSFLWREGPVMAAVAGLEITVTGKGGHGALPFQTVDPIVASAAIIQALQTIVARNMDAADAGVITIGSIHAGEAGNVIPEVVKMTGTARWFLPEVGDLLERRFKEIVTGVAASLGATAEPVFRRAYPATINEGDSTRLAVRAAETIAGAAAVQHMDKPTMGAEDFAFMLEAKAGSYLMLGGGRGANDASVHHPMYDFNDEILPIGASWWSTLAEQLLPRE, encoded by the coding sequence ATGCCCGTCCTCAACCGCATCGCCGAGTTCCACCCCGAGATGACGGAGTGGCGCCAGGATTTCCACCGCCACCCCGAGCTCGGCTTCGAGGAGGTCCGCACCAGCGGCATCGTGGCCAGCAAGCTGCGGGAGTTCGGCTGCGACGAGGTCATCACCGGTATCGCCAAGACCGGCGTGGTGGGCGTGATCCATGGCGCGAAGGGCAAGGGCGGCCGCGCCATCGGTCTGCGCGCCGATATGGACGCCCTGCCCATCCATGAGGCGACGGGCTTGCCCCACGCCTCCACCATCCCCGGCAAGATGCACGCCTGCGGCCATGACGGGCACACGGCCATGCTGCTGGGCGCCGCCAAATACCTGGCCGAGACCCGCAACTTCGACGGCACCGTCTATGTCATCTTCCAGCCGGCGGAAGAGGGTGGCGGAGGGGGCGGCGTGATGGTCGAGGAAGGCCTCTTCACACGCTTCCCGATGGAGCGCGTCTTCGGCCTGCACAACTGGCCGGGCGCCCCCGCGGGCAGCTTCCTCTGGCGCGAAGGTCCGGTCATGGCGGCCGTGGCGGGGCTGGAGATCACCGTCACGGGCAAGGGTGGGCATGGCGCCCTCCCCTTCCAGACGGTGGACCCCATCGTGGCGTCCGCCGCCATCATCCAGGCCTTGCAGACCATCGTGGCGCGCAACATGGACGCGGCCGATGCGGGCGTCATCACCATCGGCAGCATCCACGCGGGTGAGGCCGGCAACGTCATCCCCGAGGTGGTGAAGATGACGGGCACCGCCCGCTGGTTCCTCCCCGAGGTGGGCGACCTGCTGGAGCGCCGCTTCAAGGAGATCGTGACCGGCGTGGCCGCCAGCCTCGGCGCCACGGCGGAGCCCGTCTTCCGCCGCGCCTACCCGGCCACGATCAACGAGGGCGACAGCACGCGCCTCGCCGTCCGCGCCGCCGAGACCATCGCGGGTGCCGCCGCCGTCCAGCACATGGACAAGCCCACCATGGGCGCGGAGGACTTCGCCTTCATGCTGGAGGCCAAGGCCGGCAGCTACCTCATGCTGGGCGGCGGGCGCGGGGCCAATGACGCCTCGGTCCACCACCCCATGTATGACTTCAACGACGAGATCCTTCCCATCGGCGCCTCCTGGTGGTCCACCCTCGCCGAGCAGCTGCTGCCCCGTGAGTGA
- a CDS encoding dihydroxy-acid dehydratase, with translation MEEKKGLARNAANYGDREFALYLRRSFAKSMGYSRDALARPVVGIADTGSDLNNCHRTAPELIEAVKRGVLMAGGLPMSFPTVSLCEPYLNPCSMHYRNLMALDTEAMISAQPMDAVVLVGGCDKTVPAQLMAAASAGVPAVQLVTGPMSANRFQGERLAACTDCRRYWARYRAGEVDEARIEEVEGALATTAGTCGVMGTASTMACIAAVLGFMPLEGASIPAVHADRLRIAEEAGAQAVRLIHKPVAPTALLTPQSIENALRVLLALGGSTNALVHLAAIAGRAGVAIDYHRLNELSDTTPVLVDLKPTGEGYMEDFHFAGGMKALLHELRDLLHLDCPDLDGVTLGERLGAGPAYVDRTYIKARENPVSPVGGLVALHGSLAPEGAILKRSAATPALFETEARCLVFDGLEDLAARIDDPALDVEPGDIMILKGAGPLSSAGMPEAGYLPIPKKLARQGVKDMVRMSDCRMSGTAFGTVVLHIAPEAVAGGPLALVETGDRVRLSVEKRSLDLLVDEATLAARRARWTPPKVPKRGWDALVRREVTQAPQGADLRFLLPEGQ, from the coding sequence ATGGAAGAGAAGAAGGGGCTGGCCCGGAACGCGGCCAATTACGGAGACCGGGAATTCGCGCTGTATCTGCGCCGCTCCTTCGCCAAGTCCATGGGCTATTCACGCGACGCGCTGGCGCGGCCGGTGGTGGGGATCGCCGACACGGGCAGCGACCTCAACAATTGCCACCGCACCGCCCCCGAGCTCATCGAGGCGGTGAAGCGCGGCGTGCTGATGGCGGGCGGGCTGCCGATGAGCTTTCCCACCGTCAGCCTGTGCGAGCCCTATCTGAACCCCTGTTCCATGCACTACCGCAACCTCATGGCGCTCGACACCGAGGCGATGATCTCGGCCCAGCCCATGGATGCGGTGGTGCTGGTGGGCGGCTGCGACAAGACGGTGCCGGCCCAGCTCATGGCCGCGGCCAGCGCGGGCGTGCCGGCCGTGCAGCTCGTCACGGGGCCGATGAGCGCCAACCGTTTCCAGGGCGAGCGCCTGGCCGCCTGCACCGATTGCCGCCGCTACTGGGCCCGCTACCGCGCGGGCGAGGTGGATGAGGCGCGCATCGAGGAGGTGGAGGGCGCGCTCGCCACCACCGCCGGCACCTGCGGCGTGATGGGCACGGCCAGCACCATGGCCTGCATCGCCGCCGTGTTGGGCTTCATGCCGCTGGAGGGGGCCAGCATCCCGGCCGTCCATGCCGACCGGCTGCGCATCGCGGAGGAGGCGGGCGCCCAGGCCGTGCGGCTGATCCACAAGCCCGTGGCGCCCACGGCGCTGCTGACGCCGCAATCCATCGAGAACGCGCTGCGCGTCCTGCTGGCGCTGGGCGGGTCCACCAATGCGCTGGTGCATCTGGCGGCCATCGCGGGCCGGGCGGGGGTGGCCATCGACTACCACCGGCTGAACGAACTCTCCGACACCACGCCCGTGCTGGTGGACCTGAAGCCCACCGGCGAGGGCTACATGGAGGATTTCCACTTCGCCGGCGGCATGAAGGCGCTGCTGCACGAGCTGCGTGACCTGCTGCACCTGGATTGCCCCGACCTCGACGGTGTCACGCTGGGCGAGCGGCTGGGCGCGGGCCCGGCCTATGTGGACCGCACCTACATCAAGGCGCGGGAGAACCCGGTCTCGCCGGTGGGCGGGCTGGTGGCATTGCACGGTTCGCTGGCGCCGGAGGGGGCCATCCTGAAGCGTTCCGCCGCCACCCCTGCCCTCTTCGAGACCGAGGCGCGCTGCCTGGTCTTCGACGGGCTGGAGGATCTGGCGGCCCGCATCGACGACCCCGCGCTGGACGTGGAGCCGGGCGACATCATGATCCTGAAGGGCGCCGGGCCGCTGTCCAGCGCCGGCATGCCCGAGGCCGGCTACCTGCCCATCCCGAAGAAGCTGGCCCGACAGGGCGTGAAGGACATGGTGCGGATGAGCGATTGCCGCATGTCCGGGACCGCCTTCGGCACGGTGGTGCTGCACATCGCGCCCGAGGCGGTGGCTGGCGGGCCGCTCGCGCTGGTGGAAACCGGCGACCGCGTGCGGCTTTCGGTGGAGAAGCGCAGCCTCGACCTGCTGGTGGACGAGGCGACGCTGGCCGCCCGCCGCGCCCGCTGGACCCCGCCCAAGGTGCCGAAGCGCGGCTGGGACGCGCTGGTGCGGCGCGAGGTGACCCAGGCGCCGCAGGGGGCCGATCTGCGCTTCCTGCTGCCGGAGGGGCAATAG
- the rplM gene encoding 50S ribosomal protein L13, with protein MLSTQTRSLKPAEVQKGWWVIDADGLILGRLASIVANRLRGKHKPQFTPHVDCGDHVVIINADKVRLTGNKAEQEFFYWHTGYAGGVKGRSLRQRLESRYPERVVEKAVERMITRGPLGRKQMKNLHIYAGTEHPHAGQSPVALDVAAMNRKNVAPGAQKA; from the coding sequence ATGCTCAGCACACAGACCCGCTCGCTGAAGCCGGCGGAGGTCCAGAAGGGCTGGTGGGTGATTGACGCCGACGGCCTCATTCTCGGCCGCCTCGCGTCCATCGTCGCCAACCGGCTTCGCGGCAAGCACAAGCCGCAATTCACCCCGCATGTGGATTGTGGCGACCATGTCGTCATCATCAATGCCGACAAGGTGCGGCTGACCGGCAACAAGGCCGAGCAGGAATTCTTCTACTGGCACACCGGCTATGCCGGTGGCGTGAAGGGCCGCAGCCTGCGCCAGCGCCTCGAAAGCCGCTACCCCGAGCGCGTGGTCGAGAAGGCCGTGGAGCGCATGATCACCCGTGGTCCGCTCGGCCGGAAGCAGATGAAGAACCTGCACATCTACGCCGGCACCGAGCATCCCCATGCCGGCCAGTCGCCCGTGGCCCTCGATGTCGCGGCCATGAACCGCAAGAATGTCGCGCCTGGCGCGCAGAAGGCCTGA
- the rpsI gene encoding 30S ribosomal protein S9, with translation MSEQTTANSLADLKSLVQGTPAAEGAAEAVKREPKRDAQGRAYATGSRKESVARVWIKPGKGVITINDKPASKYFARPVLRMLITQPFLVADRYQTFDVIATVVGGGLSGQAGAVRHGISRALTNYEPELRGILKKAGFLTRDPRAVERKKYGKMKARRSFQFSKR, from the coding sequence ATGAGCGAGCAGACCACGGCGAATTCCCTCGCCGACCTCAAGAGCCTCGTCCAGGGCACCCCGGCCGCCGAAGGCGCCGCCGAGGCCGTGAAGCGCGAGCCGAAGCGTGACGCCCAGGGCCGCGCCTATGCCACCGGCTCCCGCAAGGAGAGCGTGGCGCGCGTCTGGATCAAGCCGGGCAAGGGCGTCATCACCATCAACGACAAGCCGGCGTCGAAGTATTTCGCGCGCCCGGTGCTGCGGATGCTGATCACCCAGCCCTTCCTGGTGGCCGACCGCTACCAGACCTTCGACGTCATCGCGACGGTGGTGGGCGGCGGTCTCTCGGGCCAGGCCGGCGCGGTGCGCCACGGCATCTCCCGCGCGCTGACCAACTATGAGCCGGAACTGCGCGGCATCCTGAAGAAGGCCGGCTTCCTGACGCGCGACCCGCGTGCGGTCGAGCGCAAGAAGTACGGCAAGATGAAGGCGCGACGTTCCTTCCAGTTCAGCAAGCGCTGA
- the ntrB gene encoding nitrate ABC transporter permease, protein MAAKGEGWRAALLSVLLLAVLLGAWEWAVKGGGGPGGPAVDPELAALLSPAAAAGGQTAMPAPSDIGARLIELLRDPFHQRGTNDQGIGIQIAWSLWRVMAGFLLAAAIAIPLGFVIGMSPLLNAALNPFIQVLRPVSPLAWMPLALYTIKDSNISSIFVIFICSIWPMLLNTAFGVASVRKEWLNVARTLEAGRWRTAMRVILPAAAPTILTGMRISIGIAWLVIVAAEMLVGGTGIGYWVWNQWNNLSIADIVIAILMIGLVGLLLDRALGLVARAVAWQE, encoded by the coding sequence ATGGCCGCGAAGGGGGAGGGCTGGCGCGCGGCGCTGCTGTCCGTGCTGCTGCTGGCGGTGCTGCTGGGCGCCTGGGAATGGGCGGTGAAAGGGGGCGGCGGGCCGGGTGGCCCGGCCGTGGACCCCGAGCTGGCCGCGCTGCTCAGCCCCGCCGCGGCGGCGGGCGGGCAGACGGCCATGCCCGCGCCGTCCGACATCGGCGCGCGGCTGATCGAGCTGCTGCGCGACCCCTTCCACCAGCGCGGCACCAATGACCAGGGCATCGGCATCCAGATCGCGTGGTCGCTCTGGCGCGTCATGGCGGGCTTTCTGCTGGCGGCGGCCATCGCCATTCCGCTGGGCTTCGTCATCGGCATGTCGCCGCTGCTGAATGCGGCGCTGAACCCGTTCATCCAGGTGCTGCGGCCGGTCTCGCCGCTCGCCTGGATGCCGCTTGCGCTCTACACCATCAAGGACAGCAACATCTCGTCCATCTTCGTCATCTTCATCTGCTCCATCTGGCCCATGCTGCTGAACACGGCCTTCGGCGTGGCGAGCGTGCGGAAGGAGTGGCTGAACGTGGCGCGCACGCTGGAGGCCGGGCGCTGGCGCACGGCCATGCGCGTGATCCTGCCCGCGGCCGCGCCCACCATCCTGACGGGGATGCGCATTTCCATCGGCATCGCCTGGCTGGTGATCGTGGCGGCGGAGATGCTCGTGGGCGGCACGGGCATCGGCTACTGGGTGTGGAACCAGTGGAACAATTTGAGCATCGCCGACATTGTCATCGCGATCCTGATGATCGGGCTGGTGGGGCTGCTGCTGGACCGCGCGCTTGGCCTCGTGGCGCGCGCGGTGGCGTGGCAGGAATGA